The Thermincola ferriacetica region GCTTCCACCTTAAGCGTAATGCTTTGGGGAAGCCATAGTTTAGAACCCTTCGCGGAATTTTTCGGATACCCGAACGGTAATGTCGTAAACTTTGTTGGCCAGTTCTTCCGTCAAAATCCCCGTTCCGCAGCTAGGCGTAATCAGAGACTGCCTTAATAATATGTCTCTGTCTAAACCTTTTCCTTCCAATGCCTGCAGCCGTTCTCCCAGCAAAGAAGCAAGGGTTTCCGCCGATTCCTGGTACAGTTTCTCCGATGTGGGAACGATTCCCCAGGCGAGAATACCGCCACGGTCCATATACTGTTTCAGTTCACTGCTGTAACTGGCCAACGATACGAAGTATTCATAAGCATCAAAACTGATAATTTCCAGGTTGCTTTCCATTAAAATGGTCCAGTCCATACCGGCGCAACTATGTACCCCTACAGCCGCACCTGCCGAATGGATCTGTTCAAATATGGCATTAAGTTCATCTATTATTTCCTCCCGTTTTAGAGTTACATGGGTAGACATGCCGCAGGCATACAACCCCGGGTCGTCTACGAAAATTATTACCGGCAGCCCGAACTCAGCCAATTCCCTGGCCTGCAGCTTCCCCTGCATGGACAACACTTTTATTAGCACATCCCTGATTTGCGGGTCGTAATAGGCAGCCCGCCTGTTTTGGTCTGTCAAAGCAAACCCCACCGATAACAGGCCACTGATTTGCCCCTTCAGGCACCTGGCCGAGCCGGTACCTTTTTCCGTGAGATATTTGTGGAAATCATAATACCCCTTGGCTGAATCCGGCGGAAAAGCAAAATACTGCAGCGCCTTATCGTCTCCCTCGGCCGCTGCGAGGTATATGGCGTAAAACTCTCCCAGCCTGGCAGCCCAATCCTGGTCATCGGTATTAAAGTAATATTTTGCACCATGCACACTAATGAGCCCCACTTTGGTTAAAGGCCCGATAAACTGGTTTATAAAACCTTCCTGCTCCCCTGCCCTGGGCAACTGGGCCCAGTGCGGAATATCCGCAAACTTCTTCATTATAAATTCTGTAGCTTCTCTCGGATCGGTTAATGGTAAACTGCCGATACCGGTCGGCAGGCCTGAATAATCAAAACCTAAATTCATCTCCTGGCTCCTTTCATATCGTCTTTGGTATAAGTTTTCTTACATGCATTAATATTAATGTTAGCCTTTTTAGAAAGAAAAATCAAGTTACTCTTGATAAAAGGATTTTCCCTGTCTGCTGCGAATAATTTAACGATGGAATAAAAATATATATGGCGGTGATAAACGGTGAGGGAAATACTTAGGTTAATGCAGGCTCTGCAGTATGCCCTGGAAGGGTTGGTTTACCTGGTTAAGGAACAGAAAAACACCCGCCTTTTAATGGTTATAATGGCTTTAACCCTGATAATTTGCCCTTTGTTGGGTTTTTCGGGTTTCCAGACAGCAGTAGTCTTTCTAGCCGTCACCATAACAGCCGTTGCCGAAATAATTAATACTGCCATCGAAATCACCCTGGACCTTATCTGCAACGGCAAATTTCACCCCAGAGTAAAAATCGCCAAAGACACGGCCAGTTGCGCTGTCTTATTCTGTGTCTTCGCTTCTGTAGTTGTTTTCCTGATTATTCTTGCCCAAAACATATTCGCTTAAGCAGAGTAAACAATCTTCCCACCAACTATCGTCATCAGCGGGCGAAACTTTTTGTCAAATACAGTTATATCTGCATCGAAGCCAGGTAACAGGCTTCCTTTTTTGTTGGCCAATCCCAGCAGCCGGGCAGGATTCAGGGAAGCCATGCCCACCGCTTCCTCGACAGTTAAACGCACCTGCTCAACCAAATACTTTATTCCTTCAAGCATAGTAATGGCGCTGCCTGCCAAAGCCCCTGTCAGCAGCCTGGCTGTATTGTTTTCTACCACCACTTCCATGCTGCCCAACGGATAAGTTCCGTCCTTCATGCCTCCTGCGCTAATACAATCGGTAATGACCGTAATTAATTCCGGTCCCTTTAATTCATAAGCCAGGCGAAAAGCCAGCGGGTCCACATGGTGGATTTCCGGTATGATACTCAGGTGCAGGTTTTCCAATAACAGCCCTCCACCCACAGTCCCGGGTTTGCGGTGGTGAAATCCCGCCATAGCATTGTAAAAGTGGGTGATACCCCTAACCCCCCACTGCATTGACTGTTTTAACATCATGTGATCAGCTTCCGTATGACCTGCAAAAACAAGGACTCCACTGCTGGCGGCTTCCCGGACCACCCTTGCAGCTCCGGCCATTTCCGGAGCAAGAGTAATCAACCGTAAGCTACCGGCGGCCATCCGGTTTAAAGTTTGAAAATACTGCTCATCAGGCTCGGTAATAAACCTGTCGTCCAATGCCCCTTTCCAGGCCCGGTTTACAAAAGGTCCTTCCAGGTGTACGCCCAGGACACAGGCTCCATAGCCGTCCTGTTTTTTAATAAACCCGCCCAAACTTTTGACACATTCAGTCAGCTTCCCTCGCTCCAGGGGAACCAGGGTAGCCAATAAAGAAGTGGTTCCGCCGCTGGCGTGAAATTCCGCCACAGTGCGGAAGGATTCCTCTTTTCCGTCAGCAAAATCAGCTCCGCCCCCGCCATGTACATGCAAATCTATGAACCCGGGGCAGATGAACCCGTCAGCAAAGGCAATGACCTGACTCTTTGCAACGCCTGCCGGTGAGAACCCCGGTCCGCGGCCGGTAATTTTCCCTTCGGCAAAAGAAACAAACCCCTCTTGCACACCGTCCATAGGATCTACTATGTTACCGTATAATACAGTTGCCTGTTGAGCACTCGCTGTATTTGCCATGCTAACCTCCCAAAACGGGGATTTCCCTTCCCAAAACTATTTGTGTCTTTTGCACCACACACCTGAAGGCGTGCAACTCAACACCGCACTCGGCAGCCAATTGCAAGTTTTCGGCAAAAACGGGGTCTGTCTCGGCATTGGGGGCAAATGTTTCCGCATCAGGCCTTTGCACTACAAAAATTACCATACCTCTTAATCCCTGCCGTACCGCCTGAACTAATTCTTGCAGGTGTTTGGAGCCCCGTTCGGTAGGAGCATCGGGAAACATGGCCGTATTACCTTTAACCAGGGTAACAGACTTTGCTTCAATAAAGGTTTCTTCCCACCTGCCCCTGCCTGCATCAACAGAAACTTTAAAGTCAAAGCGGCTTTTCCCGAAGGTTACTTCTTTTTTTAGGTCCGTCAATTCTTGGCCCTGCCAAAAAGGCAGGTTGCCTTTTTTTAAAGCCTCCATAATGATTAAATTCGGGACCCTGGAATCAACCGATACCAAAGTCCCGTGAAAATCCACCAGCAGCAAATCATATTTAGTAGTCCTTTCCGCTTTAAGACTCTCCGCCAGGTATACCCGTCCCCCAGCCGTGAGCAGTTCCTGCATCCGGCCCGAATTAGGAACATATACCTTTTCCTTTTTTTCGTGCACCAGAACCAGGGCGCTGAACCTGCTGGTTCTCTGCAAAAAAATACCTTCAACTAAAGCCGGCAGACGCAAATTAATTACCTCCGTTGTCCCAATCGTCCAAGTTCCATATGGGAACCCGGTCTTTGGCTGTTTCTACTGCTTCCCTTCCCAGGCCGTGCAACGTGACCACATAAAAATATACAATACCCAAAACAAGGCTGGCCGCATGCATAACCACCAGAATCATGGGCACTGAATGATAGGAAACATTATCGCCGATGCGAATTAACCCTTGCAGCAAAGAAATGGTAGTATAATCGCCCATGGTCTCAGCAATTTTCAAAGCCGCGGAAACAGAAAGATATTCCATAAAAATGATCAGTAAAGGAATTAAGTGCCAGCCGAACTTTTTTGACATAATACCAGCCCTTTGCAACAAAATTAGACAAATCTACCTAATTTCATTATAATTCCTGTACACACCTGTGGCAACATGCAACCGATTAAAACCTATCAAAGTGGTATCCTTTGAACACCGAGTCTGATATCCTCCCCGCAATTGGGGCAGGAAACCAGGTGGATACAACGAGCCACATAACCATCATTGTTCACCATATGGAATAAATCATGCTCCTCGTAAGGACTGTACGGGCCAAGATAATTATCCAGACTGCCGCCGTCCTCCATAATTTCCGCACACCTGGGACAGCGTAGTGATAAGGTTGTTAATCCGTTGCAAACAGGACAGCCATACTCCATGAAACCAACTCCTCGATTATTTTAAATTTATCTTTCCTCCAAACCTGGAATTAGTTGCATAAATACGCGAACCACGGAGTACACAGCGCAGCCAAGCTGCAATCAAAATTTAAAAGACCAGAAACCCATGATAAAACTGAAAAAATGACGCAGAGATAAAAAAGAAAGGTACTCTCAGGCACTACTTAACGGTCTGAGAACACAGAGAAAAACATAAAACCAAGAAACAACATAAAAAAATCAACAAATCAAAATAAAAAGTAGTCGTTTTCGTTTCTATATAATAACGGCTTTTAATCAAGATGAGAGCCCATAAACTGATTGCTAAAATACCACATTCCTTTCGCTATACTGTGTGTTTTTTCTCTGTTTTCTCTGCGTCCTCTGCGGTGGCTATTTAAGCGTTTAGACAGAAAAAGGTATTTCAGTAAATTATGTAGAAAATAAATACCAGTAACTAACCGGCGGTGAAGTTATGGTGAATATTTTCAGAAACCTGGTCATCACTTTATTTACCGGCTTTTTAATCTTGCTTTATACCCCCCTTATCCAATATGCCGCTTCTCCACTTATCGTAAAGGACCCGCTCCAAAAAGCCGATGCCATAGTGGTGCTGAGTGGAGGCTGGAAAGCAAAAGGGGTACTCGGCACGAGTACCCTTGAACGTTATCAGTATGGCATTAAACTATTTCAGAAAAAATTTGCTCCAGTTATAATATTCTCCGGCGGTAATCTGCTTGGCAGGCCCGCGGAAGCCGATGCTATGGCAGATATGGCTTTATCGGCCGGCTTCCCTTACGAAGCTGTTATTTCTGAAAATGCCAGCGCATCAACCTATGAAAACGTTCTGTTTACAACAAAAATATTGCAGGAAAAGCGCCTCAAATCAATTATTTTGGTCACTTCACCATACCATACTTACCGGGCCAAAAAAATGTTTGAGGATAAGCAAGTCAAAGTAACCGCCGCCCCTGTTCCCAACGGCGAATTTGAGAAAGCCAATGGCCTGGAGCGGCTCAAACTCGCCAAAAACATCGTACTGGAATACGGTAAACTGCTGGTTTACGAAGTATTCAAAATATAGCGGTTAAATCGCCGACCGGTAGTTTTCGATTTTATGGGCATAAGTTGCGGCAATCTCTTCTGCGGTTTTATCATTGTTTGCCTCGCTTAGCACCCGGAACACCGGTTCCTCGTGGTCGGGCAGAATCAAGGCCCAGCCGTTTTTGTGATAAATTTTAATGCCATCTATCAACTCCACTTGCTCCCCTTTAATCTCTTCTATTAAACGGCGCATAACCGTGCCTTTGGCTCCCCACGGGCACTGCACCAACTGCTTATGCAGGTGCGGCTGCGGAATGGCCCGTAGTACTTCAGAAAGTTTTTTATTCTGCATGGCCAGAAACTCAATCAACTTGATACCCATATATACCCCGTCAAAATAAGGCTGAAAGAGACTGTCCTTGGTAACTTCCATCATGGCACGGGGGTTAGCCCTGGTACGAACTATTTCACCGTTATATTGTTCCGCAATGCGTTCAATAATCGAAGGCGCCGTTATGGGAACACCCAACATCCTGCTCTGCCCCGATTTAAAAACAATGTAGGTCCACAGGCACAGCAGATTCTCATCAGTGATAACCTGTCCGTCATCACTTATGAAGACAGCCAGATCGGCATTACTGTTCAGGTAAATGGCCAAATCCATACTATTTTGCAGGACCAGGGACGACAGACTTTCCGGAGAATAATCCTCGAAATGCACGGTTGTTAACCGGCAGCCCAGTTTTTCCAACACTTCCGGCAGGGAGCAGTTGGTGTTTTTACTGTCATAGGCCAGCAATACTTTGTACCGGCGTGCCCTGATCTGTTCTACCGCTACACTTTGCAACATTGTATCTATGTAACCGTCGCACAATCCGGTCATGTATCTTATTTCCCCTAACTGTCGGGGAATTGCCCGGCGGAAATCTTCCTGGTAAAAAGCATTTTCGATTTTCCGCTCAACATCCTTGCCGATATTGATGCCGTTTTCGTCCAGGATTTCTATAAGAATTTTATGGTTGGCAACGGGCGGGAGCATCCGGATATGCAATCCTCCTTTGGCCGCCAATTGCTTAACGGCAAACCTACTGACCGGCGTCCGGCAGATGCCGATATCATGCACTGTAATCCCTGCAGCCAGGAGACCGGCTTTAATGGCCTTCTTCATAACCTGTGAAGCCGAGTGATAATCTGACCCTACGACTACCCTGGTGTTCACCGGTATGGACGCCCCGTAAGCTAAAGCCAGTTTAACTGCCATATCCGGTGTAACCTCAACGTTAACAATACCGCTGATGCCGTTGTACGCAAACAGGTTACGTCTGTATACGTCACTCCAAATCAATGAAGTATTTACCACCGAGTTGTCTTCCACAATTTTTTCCGGCCATAATTTCACCTGGGGTTTAATCATGACCCTGTTACCCAGGAAACAATCGTCTCCAATCACTGCCCCTTCAAATACTGAGGTGTTGGACTGCACCCTGTTATGATGGCATACTACCGCGCCTCTGAGTTCCACATTTTGGTCAATATAATTGTAATCCCAAAGAATACTTCTTTTGATAGAAGCTTTATTCCTAATAGTATTATTGTTTCCGATTATGGTATACTCTCCCAGTTCCACATCCTGGTCTATATAACAGTTATCGCCTATATAAACTGGGCGCCCGGTAAATTTTACGCCAGGATGGATTTCCGTGTTTTCACCGATCCATAAACCATCTTCCACCATGCGCACTTTCAGCGGCACATTTACCAGACCGTCCAGCAAATCGAAATGAGTCTGCCGGTACTGTTCCAGACTTCCTATATCTGACCAGTAACCCGTGGCAATATACCCATAAAGTTCTCTGCCTTTTTCCATCAACAGCGGAAACAGGTCTTTACTGAAGTCAAAGAAAATATCTTTATCAAAGTAATTGAAAATTTCCGGCTCAATGACATAAATTCCTGTGTTTACCGTGTCACTGAATACTTCCCCCCAACTGGGTTTTTCCAGGAAGCGGATTATTTTCCCACTATCATCGCACATTACTACCCCGTATTCCAGAGGGTTTGCCACCTTAGCCAGGACCAGGGTGACGATGCCCTTTTTCTCTTTATGGTAAGCAACAGCTTTGGTCAAGTCATAATCAGTTATACCGTCGCCGCTGATAACCAAAAAGGTTTCGTCAAGAAATTCAGCGGCATTTCTCACGCTTCCTGCCGTTCCCAGCGGAATGGTCTCCTCAAAGTAATGCAATTGAACTCCGTATCGTAAACCATCGCCAAAATATTCTTTGATTTTATCCGGCAGGTATTGCAGTGTGACGGCTATCTCCGTAATCCCGTGCTTCCTTAGTAATTCGATGGCATACTCCATCACCGGCTTGTTCAGTACCGGCACCATCGGTTTTGGTTTGTTGCAGGTCAGCGGCCTCAGCCGCGAGCCCTGCCCCCCAGCCATAATAACAGCTTTCATGTCTCCCACCATCCCTTTCTTTTTTCTCCCTAAAGGCTAAGCAAAACAGAAGTAAAAGCTTTGGAAAAAACTCTTCAAGGGCTGTCAGCATGTTTTTTAAGAAATATAACCGGTGGCCCTGGCTAAACGGAGAATCTCATGGTAAACCTCCATAGTATCCCGGGCAATTATATCCCAATTATAAATTTTGGTAACCTTATCCCAGGCATTGTTGTCTAATCTTTTGGCCAGGGCTTCATCCTTCAACAGAGTTACTATATAGTGGGCCAGAGCCCGGAAATCACCGGGGTAAAATTTCAGTCCATCCACTTCATGTTCTATTACTTCACCTAGCCCGCCGGTTTCCGATACTATGACGGGCGTGTGCGCCGCCATTGCTTCCAGAGCAACAATGCCGAAAGGTTCGTAAAGGCTTGGAAAAACGGCCACATCAGCAGCGTGCAGGAGTTTATTCCGCGTATCGTCATCAGTGAAACCCGTAAAAAACACTTTACCGGCAACCCCCAGTTGGTCAGCCAGCCACTTGAGATGGTCACCGTACGGTCCTTTGCCGGAAATAATAAACTTGGCATTTGGATATTGATTTAACACAACAGGAACGGCTTCCAGCAATACCTGCACTCCTTTTTCCGGAACCAGTCGCCCCACGAAATAGACGATTTTTTCTTCCGGCAGAGCGTACTTGTTTCTAAAACCCGGCTCTATAATCGCTGGGGTTATATTGGCCACGTCTACGCCATTTGGAATTATCCTTATTTTATCCCCCGGCAACTGGAATATCTGCGCTATTTCGGCAGCCATGTACTTACTGCAGCATATTACCTTCCAGGCCTCGTAAGTCAACCCCCATTCCACATCGTTAATATACCTCTGCATATCATTGTGCAGGCCATGATTACGCCCATACTCAGTAGCATGCACCGTCGCCACCAGCGGGATATTAAATTCATGTTTCAAGGTCTTACCGGCATGGGCTACCAGCCAGTCATGGGCATGTATCAAGTCAAACTTGCCAACACTCTTTATAACCTGGGCCGCTTTTTCGGCCATGGCTTCGTTCATCTTAAAAACCCAGCGCAAAAAGTCTTCCTGTTCGCCGGGAATGTGGTCAAGCCTGTAAACGTGCACTCCTTCCACCACTTCGTAATCCTTGCAGCCCGGAACATGGCAAGTAATTACATGCACTTCCTGGCCGTGTCTGACCAAAGCCCTGGACAGATCGTAAACATGCCGCGCTAAACCGCCCACAGTTTTAGGCGGAAATTCCCAGGACAGCATAAAGATTCTGTCGTGTCGCAGGAATATATTTCTGGTGCGTAAAGGAAAGGGAATAATTTTTGAGCTGTGATGGGAATACATACGGTAGTCTATATTGCTGAAAATACTGTCTTGCGCTTCTAAGGCGCTGATTTCTTCTTCATTGAGGCGTTCTTCTTTGATGGCCCAGTAAAGACGGTTAAACTTCGCGATGTGGTCCCTGGTCCTTCTTACGGCGTAATCTACCGCTGTCTGCATTTTCATAATAAAGGCCCAGTCGCTGCTTTGAGCCAGCAGTAGTTCCCTCGCAGCCTGGTTTAAAGCCCGTTTATATAAGCCGCCCGCCTGCGGGAACATATTAGCGAGTTCCAGCATCCGCTCCTCGGCCTGGTGAAGATGCCTGTAAATCCAATCGTTGGCCGGGTCAAGCCAAACCTCGTTAAATCCCTTGTGTCCCCAACTGGACATGGGTAGCTTTGCCACCTGGTTGTTCGGGTATTTATTTAAGTATTCCCAGGGAGTAATTGTTTTGAAAGTGTCCTGGTCGTAACAAATTTTTCTCAGCAGAAAATCCAGCCACTGCGGACCTTCGTACCACCAATGGCCGAAAAGTTCCGCGTCATAGGGAGCAACTATGATAGGCTCACGGTCCATGTTCGCCGCCAGATGTTCAATTTGCTTTTCCCGGTTAAACATAAAATTTCCGGCGTGTTCAGCCGCTTTATCCCGGGCAATATCCGGCTGATAAGGCTCTTTGTAATTTGTTTTGCCGGTAATCCGGTAATATTTAATACCGGTATCTATGCGAATACGGTTTTGAAAAATATACGGGCCTATATAATCAATATCCAAGTCGTAGCCAACATCGCGGTAAAATTCCCGGTAATAAAAATCTCCCGGGTAACCCGTCTGCATATCCCAAACCTGTCGGGAGGTTTCCACATCGCGCCCGAAAGCCGCCACTCCGGCAGGAGTGTACAAAGGCGCATGTACCCCATAATATGGTCTGGGCGTGGCATAAAGCAGGCCATGGGTATCCACAAAGAAATACTTGATACCGAATTCCTTCAGAATCTCATCGACGCCGGGGTTAAAACCACATTCCGGCAGCCATATACCCCTTGGTCCTGTGCCAAATACAGAAACAAATAGGTCTACAGCTGTTTTAACCTGGGCCCGTACAGCCTGCTTGGTAAGCATAAGGGGCAGGTAACCATGGGTAGCACAGCTGGTAATGATTTCGACCTTGCCCGAATCCCTCAGTTGCTTAAACGCTTTAACCAAATCCATCCGATATTTGTCAACATAGGTTTTTCGGATGCCCTTAAATTTTTCCAGATACATTTGGGCAACCCTGTGATACTCAGGCTGCCCCTCTGTTCTTATTACTTCTTTCTCGGCCAGTTCAATCAGTTTATGCAAACGTTTTAAATACCGGTGCTGCAGCATAGGATCCGTCATCATACAAATTAACGGCGGTGAAAGAGATATGGTAATACGAAAATCAACATTATCCCTGATTAAGCCGTCAAAAACATCAATTAATGGTATGTATGATTCCGTAAGGGCTTCAAAAAACCAGTTTTCTTCCAGGTAGGTATCTTCTTCCAGATGCCTTACATAAGGTAAGTGGGCATGAAGAACCATTGCTAAATAACCTTTGGCCACGGGCATTTCCTCCTCCGGGTCATGGTACTGATTGCGCGTTAGATTCCAGGTTAACTTTTTTGAATAAATTATAGCTGCTCAATGTTTCTACCTTAACCAATTCTGACCTGTCAAGCAGGTCGGCCCAGACTAACCCGCTGCCGTCGGCCAGAGAATCTCTTGGCGTAGTCACAGTATTTGACCTTAATATAGTAATAAAGCGTCCATCGGGAGTAATAACTCCCAAATCCACACAATAAGAAGTATTCGCCTTCATATGATGCAGGTACCAGTTATCCGCCATTGCATGGATAGCTATATCAAAATAGCTGTGAGCATTTCTTCCGTTAAAGTTGATCCCTGTTACATCGTAGACCCGCATAATGAGCGGGACTTCTCCCCAGGAACAGTTATATTCCTCAGCCAGAACACTGCGCTGCTTTTCGGAAAATTCCCAGTAGGCAAATAAACAATAGGGGTCTCTTATTAGTAATACTAAGTGATTCTTGTTATAATTGTGCGGAAAATAACTGTCCGTGCTGTGTGAAAGCAAGTTCCTCTCCCCCTTCACCGTTAACCGCGTAAATATCCTTATGCCGCGGTACTCAAAGCATTTAGCTTACTTAGTAAAACTTTTCTCCTCTTAAGAAAATTTTCCTTCAGAAAAATGGTAAAAAATACTGTAATCACTAATAGTCATAATAGTGTGAAAATTACACGGGGCAGTCAACAACATCTCATGCGGTAGGCCCACGCTGATAATTTTATGCAGTAAGGGTGAAAAAAATCCGGTAAATCAAAAAACTGAAGAAAAAGACTGGCCGTAAATTTTTCTGACCTTGAATTATGTAAAAAAAAAGCATGCCTTGTGCGGCATACTTTCTGAAGGACTGTCCCTGCTTAAAAAACAAGGTTTTCAAGCTCAGGACCTGCAAGGCTGTTTTCATATATTTCACAAAACCCTGATAACGATGAAGATGTTTTCTTACACATTCCTTAGTCCATTTCAACCATAACTCCTTTATAAACCGGACATTCCGGAGCATGGTCTGCGCCCCTGTCTTTCAACAAGTTTGCCATCAGCAGATAAGCATATGCAGTTATTACCTGCTACAAGTTCAGAAACAGACTAAAGCTCATGTCACGATACCTTTGAATCATGGTTAAACGTCGGCTCCAATCTACGGTTTGTCCAATGCTTTGTTATTATATTGTAGCATGCCCCGGTAAAGCATGTCAATATTTGTCATAATTTCAACGCTGTCAACCGCTCACACAGGCGGTCTATTTCCCGGCTTTGCCCTTGAATAAGCGTTTCCGCCAACAACTGCAATACACGAAGGTTTGTATTGCTTGCATCATCCAGGTCATCATTGCCCTCGTCGAGCCTGGTCTGAAAACGATAGTACCTTTTCTGACCGTTTCTGTCTGGCAGCAACTGCTGCAACTGGTAGTCGATGGTGTCGCTTACTCCGTCAAAAACCACGTTCAGAATAGGCTGCGCCCACCGGAACAGGCCCCATCCCTTTACCTCTTCGTAGGGAAGCGGGCGGGTCAGCTCTCCAGTGCCCAGTGAAACCAGAACAAAGTCCTCGGCCCCGGGGAACATCCTGATAGCCTCCGCATAAGCACACAGGGCCGGGTTATTGGCAAATACGCCGCCATCAATCAATGCGTAATAGTCCAGCCCGTCATCGGTAATAATCTGTACCGGCTCGAAATAGGTCGGCGCTGCCGATGTAGCCCGGGCCACAGTTTTCATGGGAAAATCGTACTCCGGTTTCTCTTTGGCGTATCGGCTCTTAAAGAAAAAGGGTACCCTTCTTTCTATTTCATAACTGGGCACCAGCACCTCTGTCAGCGCATCCTTCAGCCTGGTCGTTCCGAAATACCGGTCAAGCACACTTTCTATACCGTCAGCCGGATACTTCTCCTCGACAATACTGCCCATAGCCCGGATGCGGTGCCATACGGACCGGGAAAAAATAACCGGCCCCTCGGTTTTATATAACCGGACCAGGTCTTCCGCCCGGTAAGCCGGCTGCCCCGTATCATCAGGTCTGGTCAGCCCCAGGGCCAAAATGCCGCCGGTAGATGTGCCGGCAATCAAATCGAACATCTGACATATGGGTTTACCGGTACGCTGTTCGATTTCAGCCAGAATCAGGGCCGGGATGATGCCCCGGATGCCCCCGCCGTCAATGGACAGGATTTTTATGGTTTTGGACATATCTCTCCTCCCACTAATTGTCGATTTCCATCAATGTCATTACCTTCTTCAACACCATGAGTGCAGCATCAAAAAAAGTAATGCCCCAGCCAGCTCCGACTTAAAATAAACCATTCCTTGCCTGTTTTATTACCTTTGAGTTGACGTTAAATAAAATACCTGATTCCGCCCCACAAAAAATCCAACGCGAGCCCCAGGAGAAATAGACCACACACCGCTATAATTCCCCGGTACACCCTGTTGC contains the following coding sequences:
- a CDS encoding 1,4-alpha-glucan branching protein domain-containing protein — encoded protein: MPVAKGYLAMVLHAHLPYVRHLEEDTYLEENWFFEALTESYIPLIDVFDGLIRDNVDFRITISLSPPLICMMTDPMLQHRYLKRLHKLIELAEKEVIRTEGQPEYHRVAQMYLEKFKGIRKTYVDKYRMDLVKAFKQLRDSGKVEIITSCATHGYLPLMLTKQAVRAQVKTAVDLFVSVFGTGPRGIWLPECGFNPGVDEILKEFGIKYFFVDTHGLLYATPRPYYGVHAPLYTPAGVAAFGRDVETSRQVWDMQTGYPGDFYYREFYRDVGYDLDIDYIGPYIFQNRIRIDTGIKYYRITGKTNYKEPYQPDIARDKAAEHAGNFMFNREKQIEHLAANMDREPIIVAPYDAELFGHWWYEGPQWLDFLLRKICYDQDTFKTITPWEYLNKYPNNQVAKLPMSSWGHKGFNEVWLDPANDWIYRHLHQAEERMLELANMFPQAGGLYKRALNQAARELLLAQSSDWAFIMKMQTAVDYAVRRTRDHIAKFNRLYWAIKEERLNEEEISALEAQDSIFSNIDYRMYSHHSSKIIPFPLRTRNIFLRHDRIFMLSWEFPPKTVGGLARHVYDLSRALVRHGQEVHVITCHVPGCKDYEVVEGVHVYRLDHIPGEQEDFLRWVFKMNEAMAEKAAQVIKSVGKFDLIHAHDWLVAHAGKTLKHEFNIPLVATVHATEYGRNHGLHNDMQRYINDVEWGLTYEAWKVICCSKYMAAEIAQIFQLPGDKIRIIPNGVDVANITPAIIEPGFRNKYALPEEKIVYFVGRLVPEKGVQVLLEAVPVVLNQYPNAKFIISGKGPYGDHLKWLADQLGVAGKVFFTGFTDDDTRNKLLHAADVAVFPSLYEPFGIVALEAMAAHTPVIVSETGGLGEVIEHEVDGLKFYPGDFRALAHYIVTLLKDEALAKRLDNNAWDKVTKIYNWDIIARDTMEVYHEILRLARATGYIS
- a CDS encoding DUF4912 domain-containing protein; translated protein: MLSHSTDSYFPHNYNKNHLVLLIRDPYCLFAYWEFSEKQRSVLAEEYNCSWGEVPLIMRVYDVTGINFNGRNAHSYFDIAIHAMADNWYLHHMKANTSYCVDLGVITPDGRFITILRSNTVTTPRDSLADGSGLVWADLLDRSELVKVETLSSYNLFKKVNLESNAQSVP
- a CDS encoding CBASS cGAMP-activated phospholipase, giving the protein MSKTIKILSIDGGGIRGIIPALILAEIEQRTGKPICQMFDLIAGTSTGGILALGLTRPDDTGQPAYRAEDLVRLYKTEGPVIFSRSVWHRIRAMGSIVEEKYPADGIESVLDRYFGTTRLKDALTEVLVPSYEIERRVPFFFKSRYAKEKPEYDFPMKTVARATSAAPTYFEPVQIITDDGLDYYALIDGGVFANNPALCAYAEAIRMFPGAEDFVLVSLGTGELTRPLPYEEVKGWGLFRWAQPILNVVFDGVSDTIDYQLQQLLPDRNGQKRYYRFQTRLDEGNDDLDDASNTNLRVLQLLAETLIQGQSREIDRLCERLTALKL